Proteins from one Vulgatibacter sp. genomic window:
- the purQ gene encoding phosphoribosylformylglycinamidine synthase subunit PurQ — MRFGIVVFPGSNCDHDAYHAVKHVMGADARFIWHKDRDLSGLDCVVLPGGFSYGDYLRSGAIARFSPVMEEVVAFAKKGGKVLGICNGFQILLEAGLLPGAMRRNDSLKFVCKDVWLRTETSETPFTRTIEKGSLLRIPIAHAEGNYFLDDEGLESLEGNGQVVFRYVEADGRVTANANPNGARNNIAGIVNEQKNVLGMMPHPERLCEGVLGGEDGKKIFESLMGAAR, encoded by the coding sequence GTGCGCTTCGGCATCGTCGTCTTCCCCGGATCGAATTGCGATCACGACGCCTACCACGCGGTGAAACACGTGATGGGCGCGGACGCGCGCTTCATCTGGCACAAGGACCGGGACCTCTCGGGCCTCGATTGCGTGGTCCTCCCCGGCGGCTTCTCGTACGGCGACTATTTGCGCTCCGGCGCGATCGCCCGCTTCTCTCCGGTGATGGAGGAGGTGGTGGCCTTCGCGAAGAAGGGCGGCAAGGTCCTCGGCATCTGCAACGGCTTCCAGATCCTGCTCGAGGCGGGGCTGCTGCCCGGCGCGATGCGCCGCAACGACTCGCTCAAATTCGTGTGCAAGGACGTGTGGCTGCGCACCGAGACCAGCGAGACGCCCTTCACCCGCACGATCGAGAAGGGCAGCCTGCTGCGGATCCCCATCGCCCACGCGGAAGGCAACTACTTCCTCGACGACGAGGGGCTCGAGAGCCTTGAGGGGAACGGCCAGGTCGTCTTCCGCTACGTGGAGGCGGACGGCCGCGTCACCGCCAACGCCAATCCGAACGGCGCCCGCAACAACATCGCCGGCATCGTCAACGAGCAGAAGAACGTGCTCGGGATGATGCCCCACCCCGAGCGGCTCTGCGAAGGCGTGCTCGGTGGCGAGGACGGCAAGAAGATCTTCGAGTCTCTGATGGGAGCAGCACGATGA
- the purS gene encoding phosphoribosylformylglycinamidine synthase subunit PurS codes for MHARVYVTLKRGVLDPQGKAVARSLATMGYEEVQDVRLGKYVEVEIDETDPARAKERLTEMCQRLLANTVIEDFRIEIVGS; via the coding sequence ATGCACGCCCGCGTCTACGTCACGTTGAAGCGAGGGGTCCTCGATCCCCAGGGTAAGGCCGTCGCCCGCTCCCTTGCGACCATGGGTTACGAGGAGGTGCAGGACGTGCGCCTCGGGAAGTACGTCGAGGTGGAAATCGACGAGACCGATCCCGCCCGCGCGAAGGAGCGCCTCACCGAGATGTGCCAGCGGCTGCTGGCCAACACGGTGATCGAGGATTTCCGCATCGAGATCGTCGGTTCCTGA